In Streptomyces canus, one DNA window encodes the following:
- a CDS encoding GlsB/YeaQ/YmgE family stress response membrane protein: MGIIGWIILGLLAGAIAKILLPGRDPGGLIGTTLIGVAGAFVGGWLSSRFLDRPVESHFFDLYTWGAAIGGSLVLLIGYRLLFGNSRN; this comes from the coding sequence GTGGGCATCATCGGCTGGATCATCCTGGGTCTGCTCGCCGGAGCCATCGCCAAGATCCTGCTGCCGGGACGCGACCCGGGCGGCCTGATCGGCACCACCCTCATCGGGGTCGCGGGAGCGTTCGTCGGCGGCTGGCTCTCCTCGCGCTTCCTCGACCGCCCGGTGGAGAGTCACTTCTTCGACCTCTACACCTGGGGCGCTGCCATCGGCGGCTCCCTGGTGCTGCTGATCGGCTATCGCCTGCTGTTCGGGAACTCGCGGAACTGA
- a CDS encoding ArsR/SmtB family transcription factor encodes MATLAGGSEDPSAEVLTEAAAAFGLLASAARLHIMWALSQGESDVTHLADRVGGALPAVSQHLAKLKLAGLVRSRREGRRQVYYVDDPDIVTVVRVMVGQLTARTAPAAARGTVSGRP; translated from the coding sequence GTGGCGACACTCGCCGGTGGTTCGGAGGATCCGTCCGCCGAGGTACTGACGGAGGCGGCCGCCGCGTTCGGACTCCTCGCCTCCGCCGCCCGGCTGCACATCATGTGGGCGCTGTCCCAGGGCGAGAGCGACGTCACCCACCTCGCCGACCGGGTCGGCGGCGCGCTGCCCGCGGTCAGCCAGCACCTGGCCAAGCTGAAACTCGCCGGGCTCGTCCGCTCCCGCCGTGAGGGCCGCCGGCAGGTCTACTACGTCGACGACCCCGACATCGTGACCGTGGTCCGCGTCATGGTCGGCCAGCTCACGGCCCGTACAGCCCCGGCCGCTGCGCGCGGTACCGTCTCGGGCAGGCCTTGA
- a CDS encoding LCP family protein, with translation MSDPWDGPGGQATRSRTGRVPEQRAGASGGAPRPGGRAAARAEARSHGGKRSRRRARPVRRGRRVLKIVGMCLAMLVLATAGAGWWFYQHLNGNINSVSLDGKGGSEKADAFGRTPINILVMGSDGRTSKADCKLGGGCSQTGVQTGNGNADVQMVVHISADRSNATVMSIPRDTMVDVPACKDTGSGQSTPGYYGQINSALQYGPACQVATIHRLTGIPIDHFVKLDFSGVVKMSDAVGGVSVCVDHNVYDTYSHLKLSSGSHTLKGEAALEFVRSRHGFGDGSDLGRTVSQHIFLSAMIRKFKSAGTLTDPTAVYDLADAATKALTVDDGLGSVKKLIGLAADVNKVPTKRMTFTTMQTAADPNDTNRVVVGAGAKALFSSIADDQSLTTGSGKKSTAASATATASAVPASEIAVTVENGTEITGRASAIANALTDQGFSSATTTANAPSPATTTTLTYGTGRKAAAQTAAKTLGLSTSHLEEGTGTGLTLVIGSDWTSGTTYPGGSSSPAPADTKAAVSNAHAQTADEAKKCAKVSPYKTVALNGVAMTPEQAYAASPHKKDSDE, from the coding sequence ATGAGCGACCCGTGGGACGGACCGGGCGGTCAGGCCACGCGCAGCCGCACCGGCCGGGTGCCGGAGCAGCGGGCGGGCGCGTCCGGCGGCGCGCCTCGGCCCGGAGGCCGGGCCGCGGCGCGGGCCGAGGCCCGCTCGCACGGTGGCAAGCGTTCGCGTCGCCGGGCCCGTCCGGTGCGACGCGGCAGGCGGGTGCTGAAGATCGTCGGGATGTGCCTGGCGATGCTCGTCCTGGCCACGGCCGGTGCCGGATGGTGGTTCTACCAGCACCTCAACGGCAACATCAACAGCGTCTCGCTCGACGGCAAGGGCGGTTCGGAGAAGGCCGACGCGTTCGGCCGCACCCCGATCAACATCCTGGTCATGGGCTCGGACGGCCGGACCAGCAAGGCGGACTGCAAGCTGGGCGGCGGATGCTCCCAGACCGGCGTACAGACCGGAAACGGCAACGCCGACGTACAGATGGTGGTGCACATATCCGCCGACCGCTCCAACGCCACCGTCATGAGCATCCCCCGCGACACCATGGTCGACGTCCCGGCCTGCAAGGACACCGGGAGCGGCCAGTCCACGCCCGGCTACTACGGCCAGATCAACAGCGCCCTCCAGTACGGTCCCGCCTGCCAGGTCGCCACCATCCACCGGCTCACCGGCATCCCCATCGACCACTTCGTCAAGCTCGACTTCTCCGGCGTGGTCAAGATGTCCGACGCGGTCGGCGGTGTCTCCGTGTGCGTCGACCACAACGTGTACGACACCTACTCGCACCTGAAACTGTCCAGTGGCAGCCACACGCTCAAGGGTGAGGCGGCCCTGGAGTTCGTCCGCTCCCGCCACGGCTTCGGGGACGGCAGCGACCTCGGCCGCACGGTCTCCCAGCACATATTCCTCAGCGCGATGATCCGGAAGTTCAAGAGCGCGGGCACGCTCACCGACCCCACCGCGGTCTACGACCTCGCCGACGCCGCCACCAAGGCGCTCACCGTGGACGACGGTCTCGGCAGCGTCAAGAAGCTGATCGGGCTCGCGGCCGACGTGAACAAGGTCCCCACCAAGCGGATGACCTTCACCACGATGCAGACCGCCGCCGATCCGAACGACACCAACCGGGTGGTGGTGGGCGCGGGTGCCAAGGCCCTCTTCTCCAGCATCGCCGACGACCAGTCCCTGACCACCGGCTCCGGAAAGAAGTCCACGGCGGCCTCCGCGACGGCCACGGCTTCGGCGGTACCCGCCTCCGAGATCGCCGTGACCGTCGAGAACGGCACCGAGATCACCGGCCGCGCCTCCGCGATCGCGAACGCGCTCACGGACCAGGGCTTCAGCTCCGCGACCACCACCGCCAACGCGCCGAGCCCGGCGACCACCACCACCCTCACCTACGGCACCGGCCGGAAGGCCGCGGCCCAGACGGCCGCCAAGACGCTCGGGCTCTCCACCTCACACCTCGAGGAGGGGACCGGTACCGGTCTGACCCTGGTGATCGGCAGCGACTGGACGAGCGGCACCACGTATCCGGGCGGTTCGTCCTCGCCGGCGCCCGCC